A region from the Yoonia sp. GPGPB17 genome encodes:
- a CDS encoding ABC transporter permease, which produces MASPEGVLALLIVLLSAFLSVATDSFLSLQNLFDLLNNQSVNIIFAVGLVVVLIAGGIDISFSVAASVVQYITVVLLMQMGGGNWAVGLLLASAVGIALGLFNALFIHRFRIVSIIVTIGTFNLFFGLLMYLSRGRSLYNIPDWLYDRVAILSIPLERGSATLYLPVLAMVAMVSATWFILARTGLGRQIYGFGSNPDAARRSGINVAWIQAFAYGWLGLCAGIAGLMQAHIVREVVPNALYGRELDILAAVVLGGAVLGGGRGSVQGAVLGVVLLALIQNGLNLLGITPFAFKMIVGAVILIAITASNAERLLPESLKSRKEA; this is translated from the coding sequence ATGGCGAGTCCTGAAGGCGTGCTAGCCCTCCTGATCGTGCTCTTGTCGGCGTTCCTGAGTGTAGCAACGGACAGTTTTCTATCACTCCAAAACCTCTTTGATCTGCTGAACAATCAGTCGGTGAACATCATTTTTGCAGTCGGTCTGGTGGTCGTACTGATTGCCGGTGGTATCGACATTTCCTTCTCAGTCGCGGCCTCGGTGGTTCAATACATCACCGTAGTGCTCTTGATGCAGATGGGCGGGGGCAATTGGGCTGTAGGTCTGCTGCTGGCGAGCGCGGTTGGGATTGCCCTCGGCCTTTTCAACGCACTTTTCATCCACCGTTTTCGCATCGTGTCGATCATCGTCACCATCGGGACGTTCAACCTGTTCTTCGGACTACTGATGTACCTGTCGCGGGGGCGCTCCCTCTATAATATCCCAGATTGGCTCTATGACCGTGTGGCGATCCTGAGCATCCCTTTGGAACGCGGCTCTGCCACACTCTACCTGCCGGTTCTGGCCATGGTCGCGATGGTGTCCGCAACGTGGTTCATTCTGGCGCGGACGGGTCTTGGTCGCCAGATCTATGGCTTTGGGTCCAACCCGGATGCGGCCCGCCGATCCGGCATCAACGTCGCGTGGATACAAGCCTTTGCCTATGGTTGGCTGGGTCTCTGTGCAGGCATCGCAGGCCTTATGCAGGCGCATATCGTGCGCGAAGTTGTGCCAAACGCCCTTTACGGTCGAGAGCTGGATATCCTCGCCGCAGTCGTCTTGGGTGGAGCCGTTTTGGGCGGCGGGCGAGGGTCAGTCCAGGGCGCTGTCCTTGGTGTTGTCCTGTTGGCGCTCATTCAAAATGGTCTGAACCTACTCGGCATCACACCCTTTGCATTCAAGATGATCGTGGGCGCCGTGATCCTAATCGCGATCACAGCCAGCAACGCTGAGCGCCTTCTGCCTGAATCCCTGAAATCCCGTAAGGAGGCCTAA
- a CDS encoding ABC transporter permease → MRHAFTSWSGDRIELSAMVLFLIASIALFGTFAPQFLSPGIFQSMAFQLPELGLLTLAMFIPIIAGGLNLAVTFTANICGLAAAFVVQSFLMEAGIIALPVALIIGMGTGLLIGLVTGAMVAYVGAHPILVTLGAMIFLRGLGELLTRGSDISGLPDSFKTLGHESILGVPVPMLVFLAAVAVCFYIMQFTKLGFSIHMVGSNPQASLYSGINVNRVLVWVYGLSGALAGLAGIIMLARFNSVRVGHGESYLLITILACFLAGANPFGGFGRVLPLAVGLMSLQVIASGMNLMGASQHLATAAWGGFLILVMILRAPFQAKR, encoded by the coding sequence ATGCGACATGCGTTCACCTCATGGTCCGGCGACCGGATCGAACTCTCAGCGATGGTGCTGTTTCTTATCGCCTCCATCGCTCTGTTCGGCACCTTTGCACCCCAGTTTCTGTCCCCGGGCATCTTCCAATCGATGGCGTTCCAGCTGCCTGAGCTTGGGCTCCTCACGCTTGCGATGTTCATTCCGATTATCGCAGGCGGGCTCAACCTGGCTGTCACATTCACCGCGAATATATGTGGGTTGGCTGCGGCCTTTGTTGTACAGTCCTTCTTGATGGAGGCAGGCATAATCGCCCTACCGGTCGCCCTGATCATCGGTATGGGCACGGGGTTGCTGATCGGCCTCGTGACCGGCGCAATGGTGGCCTATGTCGGCGCACATCCGATCCTTGTCACATTGGGCGCAATGATCTTCCTGCGTGGCTTAGGGGAGCTTCTGACCCGTGGCAGTGACATCTCCGGTCTTCCCGACAGCTTCAAGACCTTGGGCCACGAAAGCATCCTCGGCGTCCCAGTTCCCATGTTAGTCTTTTTGGCCGCTGTCGCCGTCTGCTTCTACATCATGCAGTTCACGAAGCTTGGCTTCTCGATCCACATGGTAGGATCGAACCCGCAGGCTTCGCTTTACTCCGGCATCAACGTCAATCGCGTCCTAGTCTGGGTTTACGGTCTATCCGGCGCGCTGGCCGGTCTCGCCGGGATTATCATGCTGGCGCGGTTCAACTCGGTCCGCGTAGGACACGGCGAAAGCTACCTCCTCATCACGATCCTGGCGTGTTTCCTTGCAGGCGCAAATCCTTTCGGCGGCTTTGGGCGTGTCCTGCCCCTCGCCGTTGGGTTGATGAGCCTTCAGGTCATCGCCTCCGGCATGAACTTGATGGGTGCGAGCCAGCACTTGGCGACGGCCGCTTGGGGCGGCTTCCTGATCCTCGTGATGATCCTCCGCGCACCCTTTCAGGCCAAACGATAG
- a CDS encoding FGGY family pentulose kinase, producing the protein MRYVLGIDVGSGSARCGVFDGESTLIGVGKHPIAQHRPETDHVEQSSENIWSAICTAVAEALAAAQVDGADVTALSYSATCSLVLLDKEHNPLPLSTTDTPWNIIMWMDHRATAETDEVNATGSSVLRNLGGAISVEMEIPKLMWVKRNRPEIWDQLGYAGDLADFLCFKSTGTFERSACTLGCKWTFDPDAGGWNTDFLRAAGLDDLLERAALPPNATPIGAGVGSLTEAAARDLGLTTSCSVGMGLIDAHAGALGTSGLHETGIDQRLALIAGTSNCHIALTKRRTEVAGVWGPYAGAVLEGWYALEGGQSATGAALDQILGMFRAPIDKPHQTLGQAFLDGLQADPEYGSEICVLPDFLGNRSPFADPSMRGAILGLSLENLETMLPKLYGATALGIAFGTRQIIDAMRSAGLPIKAIDLSGGHVKSDLLVQLYADATGCDLFLPACEEPVLLGAACAAAKATAENSTFHRTAANAPARLIKPNPRRSTNLQTRYERFSKHYPKLERQPVTIAKAL; encoded by the coding sequence ATGCGTTATGTTCTCGGAATTGACGTCGGATCAGGTTCTGCCCGTTGCGGCGTGTTTGATGGCGAATCTACCCTCATCGGTGTCGGCAAACATCCCATCGCACAACATCGCCCGGAAACGGATCATGTCGAACAATCGTCCGAGAACATCTGGTCTGCGATCTGCACTGCCGTCGCAGAGGCCCTCGCCGCCGCGCAAGTAGACGGGGCGGACGTAACCGCGCTGTCCTATAGCGCGACCTGCTCCCTCGTCCTTTTAGACAAAGAACATAACCCACTGCCGCTTTCGACAACCGATACGCCCTGGAACATCATCATGTGGATGGACCATCGAGCGACGGCCGAAACGGACGAGGTCAATGCGACGGGCTCCTCCGTGCTGCGCAACCTCGGCGGTGCGATTTCAGTTGAGATGGAAATCCCCAAGTTGATGTGGGTGAAACGAAACCGACCGGAGATTTGGGACCAGCTGGGCTATGCTGGAGATCTGGCGGATTTCCTATGTTTCAAGTCGACCGGCACGTTTGAGCGCTCCGCCTGTACGCTGGGCTGCAAATGGACCTTTGATCCCGATGCCGGTGGCTGGAATACGGACTTTCTACGGGCTGCCGGTCTGGACGATCTGCTGGAACGCGCAGCCCTGCCACCCAATGCCACGCCGATCGGCGCAGGCGTGGGGTCCCTGACAGAGGCTGCCGCACGCGATCTTGGGCTTACAACCTCTTGCAGTGTCGGCATGGGGTTGATCGACGCCCACGCAGGGGCACTTGGCACATCTGGTTTACACGAGACAGGTATTGACCAGCGTCTTGCTCTCATTGCTGGCACGTCGAACTGCCATATCGCCTTGACAAAGCGGCGCACGGAAGTGGCTGGGGTTTGGGGGCCCTACGCGGGGGCGGTGTTGGAGGGCTGGTACGCGCTGGAAGGCGGGCAGAGTGCGACGGGTGCTGCCCTGGATCAGATTCTTGGAATGTTTCGCGCGCCCATCGACAAGCCACATCAGACTCTTGGTCAGGCCTTTTTGGACGGCTTACAGGCGGACCCGGAATATGGCTCTGAAATCTGCGTCTTACCTGACTTTCTTGGAAATCGCTCCCCCTTCGCTGATCCATCGATGCGCGGTGCTATACTAGGACTATCGCTAGAAAACCTAGAAACTATGCTGCCAAAACTCTATGGGGCAACGGCTCTCGGAATTGCGTTTGGTACCCGCCAGATCATTGATGCGATGCGTTCCGCAGGCTTGCCAATCAAAGCCATCGATCTGAGCGGCGGACACGTTAAATCCGATCTCTTGGTGCAGCTCTATGCAGATGCGACCGGTTGTGATTTGTTCCTACCCGCTTGCGAAGAGCCGGTGTTGTTGGGTGCAGCATGTGCGGCTGCCAAGGCGACGGCGGAGAACAGCACGTTCCATCGGACTGCAGCCAATGCCCCTGCCCGCCTTATCAAGCCCAACCCCCGTCGTTCGACTAATCTGCAGACACGATACGAACGCTTCTCGAAACACTATCCCAAACTTGAACGGCAACCCGTGACCATAGCCAAGGCGCTTTGA
- the tkt gene encoding transketolase, producing MTELNYRRMANAIRGLAIDAVENAGHGHPGAAMGMADIATALVCNHLRFDASAPRWDDRDRLVLSNGHASILHYALLYLTSAPEMTLEQIKSFRKAGSITPGHPEVGHTPGIEVTTGPLGQGLGMAVGLALAERRLRDEFTADICNHRTWVFAGDGCLMEGVGQEAASLAGHLGLGHLNVLYDSNSITIDGDTNLSFTEDTSAKFQAMGWHVLEACGHTYSEIDDALASAVAETRKPTLIIFRTTIGFGAPTKSGTSGIHGSKLGTEEAAAAKAALDLPSEPFAIEPDILEVWSTVGLKGKAQHDAWRTCRDELSPDFAEAYARRMDWKAPEGFAAKLQDAKAKWAENPSSVATRKASQLGLEVLTDLLPEMIGGSADLTGSNLTKTTATDRAFSATSSGRYVNYGVREFAMGAAMNGIALHGGFIPYGGTFLVFSDYMRNAIRLAALMKSKTLFVMTHDSIGLGEDGPTHQPVEHLASLRSIPDLNVFRPADLVETLECYEAALAFDGPSLFAFSRQAVPQARDQRIEENLSAKGAYVIREPAGERDITLIATGTEVSIALEAAEHLSESNINAAVVSMPCWRLFEQQPYNHRADTLGHAPRLALEAASSFGWEKYTGADGRFIGVDRFGASASAEELYEVFGLTAANVLKQAKAMLGRSDN from the coding sequence ATGACAGAACTGAACTATCGGCGGATGGCTAACGCCATCCGTGGCTTGGCAATCGATGCCGTCGAAAACGCGGGCCACGGTCACCCAGGAGCGGCTATGGGCATGGCAGATATTGCCACCGCACTGGTTTGCAATCATCTGCGGTTTGACGCTTCGGCCCCTCGGTGGGATGACCGCGACCGGCTCGTGCTATCGAACGGACACGCATCAATACTTCACTATGCGCTGCTCTATCTCACTAGCGCTCCAGAGATGACGCTTGAGCAGATCAAGAGCTTTCGCAAAGCTGGCTCCATCACACCTGGACACCCGGAGGTTGGCCATACCCCCGGTATTGAGGTTACGACCGGTCCGCTCGGACAGGGGCTCGGCATGGCTGTTGGGCTTGCATTGGCCGAGCGGCGTTTGAGAGACGAGTTCACCGCAGATATTTGTAACCATCGCACATGGGTCTTTGCGGGAGACGGATGTCTCATGGAGGGCGTCGGCCAAGAGGCGGCATCCTTGGCCGGGCATTTGGGGCTTGGCCATCTCAATGTTCTTTACGACAGCAACAGCATCACCATTGATGGCGATACAAACTTGTCGTTCACGGAAGATACGAGTGCGAAGTTCCAGGCCATGGGCTGGCATGTGCTGGAAGCTTGCGGGCACACGTATTCCGAAATTGACGATGCGCTGGCCAGCGCAGTCGCCGAGACGCGCAAGCCGACGCTCATCATTTTTAGAACAACGATTGGCTTTGGGGCACCAACCAAGTCCGGTACCTCTGGCATTCACGGCTCAAAACTTGGGACCGAAGAGGCGGCGGCGGCGAAAGCCGCGCTTGATCTGCCTTCAGAACCGTTTGCGATCGAGCCGGACATCCTGGAGGTATGGAGCACCGTTGGTCTCAAAGGAAAAGCTCAGCACGACGCATGGCGAACATGCCGCGACGAGCTGTCGCCAGATTTCGCGGAAGCCTATGCCCGCAGAATGGACTGGAAAGCCCCTGAAGGGTTTGCTGCGAAGCTCCAAGACGCCAAAGCCAAATGGGCCGAGAACCCAAGTTCGGTTGCGACACGCAAAGCCAGTCAATTGGGGTTGGAGGTACTCACTGACCTCTTGCCTGAAATGATCGGAGGCTCGGCCGACCTTACAGGGTCCAACTTAACCAAAACCACTGCAACAGATCGCGCCTTCTCGGCAACTTCGTCTGGTCGGTACGTCAACTATGGGGTTCGGGAATTCGCAATGGGCGCAGCTATGAATGGTATCGCCTTACACGGTGGCTTCATACCCTATGGCGGGACGTTCCTTGTCTTTTCCGACTATATGAGAAACGCAATCCGGCTAGCTGCACTCATGAAGTCCAAAACGCTCTTTGTCATGACGCATGACTCTATCGGGCTGGGCGAAGACGGACCAACCCACCAACCTGTGGAACACCTGGCAAGCTTGCGGTCGATCCCTGACCTGAACGTGTTCCGTCCCGCTGACCTTGTCGAAACGCTCGAGTGTTATGAAGCGGCCCTAGCATTTGATGGACCATCCCTGTTTGCGTTCTCCCGTCAGGCTGTTCCACAAGCGCGAGATCAGCGCATCGAAGAGAACCTCTCGGCCAAGGGCGCTTATGTGATCAGGGAACCAGCGGGCGAGAGAGATATCACCCTCATCGCGACCGGGACTGAGGTTTCTATTGCGCTAGAAGCGGCGGAACACCTCTCTGAAAGTAACATTAATGCGGCGGTCGTTTCTATGCCGTGTTGGCGTCTCTTCGAACAACAACCCTACAACCACCGGGCCGATACACTTGGTCATGCACCAAGACTAGCACTTGAGGCCGCAAGCTCCTTTGGTTGGGAGAAATACACCGGAGCGGACGGCCGGTTCATCGGAGTGGATCGCTTTGGCGCGTCTGCTAGCGCCGAGGAACTCTATGAAGTGTTCGGGCTTACGGCTGCAAACGTCTTAAAGCAGGCGAAAGCAATGCTGGGCCGG